The Morganella morganii sequence AATCGTGAAATCTTTATTCACAAAGGTGCTGTTTACCTTCTCAATACCGGGAGCCAGTGTTTTTAAAATACTGTTGCGGTAAGCCTCTTTTGCTGACGGATGCATCCCCGCAATTTTTGCATCTGAACCATCCACCACATAAATCATCGACATCCACGGAATAGGCACAACCGCAATCCGCTGTACCTTATCCGGAATAGTGACCCGGTTCCCGGCGAGATCGGTGATTTCTTTTGCCCCGGCACAATTGAAAAACAGCAGTAATACACCGGCACTGAAAATACGTTTTAAGGCTGATATTGCCATGTTATCTTCCTGTCATTGTATTTACTGTTATCAGCGAAATGCCCGGATATACGGACGGGGAATTAATTTACGATCATATTTCAGTAAATATTCCAGATACCAGTTAGGATTGCGTAATAACCCGCGGCCGACAGCAATTAAATCCGCATACTGATGTTCTAATATATCATCGGCCAGTTGGTGATCACGAATACCCCCGACAACAATAACCGGTTTTTCACAGCCTTTTTTTACCCCTTTGGTATCTTCCAGCTGATAAGCAACACCTTTGTTTGTTCCGTGCATCTGACTGCCGCCATTAGATATATGTACAATATCGATAAGCGGATTAATATTACGCAGAATTTTTTGTGTAAATGAAATACTGTCTTCTTCGCAGTAACGGGTGCCGATACGTAAAATAATCGCTTTATCTTCCGGCCAGGATTTTCGGATTGCGGTCAGTAATTCAGTCAGGAAAATAACCGGATCGGCATATTTATCGCTGCGCTGATTTGTCCGCCGGTCAATAAACTGAGAAATTAAAAACTCATGGGATGCCATAATTTCCAGGGCATCAAAACCAGCTTTATCTGCCCGTGCCGCCGCGCGCGTATAACAGTCAAATAATGCCGTAATATCTTCTGTTGTTAATGCATTAATATCCTGAATAATATTGCCGGATTCCAGCCGTGACTTGCTGCCTGCATGATTAAGCTGAATTGCCACTTTACTGCCTTCATTTTGCAGCATTGCCACAATCTGCGCCAGCATCGCAACATGCCCGTCCTCATATAAACCCAGGGCACCACTGCCCAGGCGGCCGTCAGCGGTAACCGCGCACTCTTCCATAATAATCAGCCCGACCTGGCCGACAGCAAAAGACATATAATGCGCCAGATGAAAGTAATCCGCGTAGCCGTCAGTGGCACGTTTTATTCTGACCGGCGGATAAACTAATTTATTTTTAAGTGTTAATTTCTCTGATACAAATGGCTGCATTAAATTCATAATACACACGTCCCCGGAAAAAGCTGACCGGCACTGTTATATAAAAACTGTACCGGTGATAAATAATAAAGTAACTGAAGAGATAATAGAGGTAACAGTGCGGGGACTCTATGACAGGCCATCTGTTTTATAACGTCTGTCACACTCTGCCGGGATACCGCCTCCGGATGCAGTTATTGCGTTAATAATCATCATTATATTGTTATCTTTATGTGATAAAAAATAACAATAATATACTCCTGGGGAGTATAAAAATAAAATCCCCGGGATGTTATTTCCGGGGATTTTAAATATCAGATAAAAACGATAACGGATAATATATTATTCCGTAATTTCCAGCGCCATCAGTTCATCAATGGTCTGACGACGGCGGATCAGTTTTGCCTTTCCGTCAGTAAATAAGATTTCCGGTAATAACGGACGGCTGTTGTAATTCGATGACATCGACGCACCGTATGCCCCGGTATCGTGAAAGACCAGAAAATCATTCACACCGGCTTCCGGTAATGCACGCGGCACCACCATTCCGCCTTCCAGCTGGGTAAACACATCCCCGGATTCACATAACGGCCCGGCCACAATCGTTTCCCGCACTGTGCTGTTTTGCAGCTCTCCCGCTGCCGGTAACACAGAAATATGGTGATAACTGCCGTACATGGCCGGACGCATCAGGTCATTAAAACCACTGTCCACCAGCACATAGTGACGGCTCCCCATACCTTTGACCGCCCGCACCTGTGCCAGCAGAATACCGGATTCCGCCACCAGATAACGACCCGGTTCAATTTCCAGGGTGATCTCACGGCCGAGATGGCGGGCAATACGTGCCCGGGCGGCATCCCAGAGTGAAAAATAATTATCGATATCAATAATTTCATCCCCTTCACGGTAAGGGGTCGATAATCCGCCGCCGGCAGAAATCGCGCTGATATCCAGATTATTAGTGATCACCAGTTCGGCCATGGCATCACAGACCGTAGCCAGGTGCTCATAATCCACACCGGAACCGATATGCATATGGATGCCGGTTAATGTCAGCTGATAATGGCTGATCTCCGCCAGTGCTTCACCGAGATCCGCAAACCAGATCCCGTGTTTGCTGTTCTCGCCACCGGTATTGGTTTTCTGGCTGTGGCCGTGACCAAACCCCGGATTAATGCGCAGCCACACCGGATGTCCCGGACGACGGGCACCAATCTGGCGCAGCATATCCACCGAGCCGGTATTCACCGCAATGCCGAGTTCCAGCACACGATCCAGCGTTTCTTCTGTGATCATATCGGCGGTAAAAACTATCTCATCCGGACGGTAACCGGCTTTCAGTGCCCGTTCAATTTCCCCGGCAGATACAGAATCCACTTTTACACCATGCTCATGCATCAGGCGCAGAATATGAATATTGGAATTGGCTTTCTGCGCAAAACGGATCACATCAAAGTGGTTCAGCCGTGCAATACGGCTGACAATCACCTCACTGTCATACAGCCACAGCGGGGTACCGTACTGCTGAGCCAGGCTGCGCAGGGCATCCGGGGTAAACGGGGCGCGGAGTGTTTTGGTTGCGATGGTCATGATGTTGTGCTCTTTTTGATCGTGATCTCATTTTTTTTCCATCGTGACAAAAATTCTGCGCGATTTAAAATATCTGATTTGCTAAGATCTATTCATTACTGATATGGACTTGATGAATAATGGAACACTACTCCTGGCGTCACATTGATATTTTCCACGCGGTTATGACAACAAAAAGTCTGACGGATGCCGCGCAACTGCTGCATACCTCACAGCCGACGGTCAGCCGGGAGCTTGCCCGTTTCGAAAAAATCCTCGGGTTCCGTGTTTTCGACCGCATCAAAGGCCGCCTGCACCCGACAGAACAGGGGCTGCGGTTATTTGAGGAAGTGGAGCGATCGTATTACGGGCTTGAGCGCATCAGCCGGGCAGCGGAGAGCATCCGCCAGTTTCAGCATGCCCAGCTGGCAATCACCTGTCTGCCCGCCTTTGCTCAGTCATTACTGCCCGCGGTCTGCCGCACATTTCATGCGCAGTATCCGGATGTGAATTTTGAAATCGCCCCGCAGGAATCACCGCTTCTTGAAGAGTGGCTCTCCGCCCAGCGTTATGACCTCGGGATCACCGAACATCAGCTGACACCACCCGGCACCCTGCAGGAAACCCTGCTCACGCTCAGTGAAGTCTGTGTGCTGCCGGAGTCGCATCCGCTGTGCAGCAAATCAGTACTGACCCCTGCTGATTTTGCGCAGCAGAATTTTATCAGTCTGTCCGTTGCGGACAGTTACCGGCAGAAAATCGATACATTGTTCAGTGAAAAGCAGATCCCGCGCCGGATGATCATGGAAACACACAGTGCGGCCTCGGTATGTGCCATGGTCAGGGAGGGGCTGGGGGTGTCTGTCGTTAACCCGCTGACTGCCATGGATTGCAGCGGAATTTGTGTCCGCCCGTTCAGTGAGGATATTCCGTTCACCGTGAGCCTGATCCGCCCGCTGCACAGGCCGCATTCTGTACTGACAGATATTTTTATCACCCATCTCCGCCAGCATATGCAGGCCGTTCTGCGGCAGTTAAAGCGGGTTACCGGTTAGTTTTTTCATCCAGCAGATACGGCAGCCAGTCCGGCGAATGCGCAAACCACTCCGCCAGAAAATCCAGCAGCAGGCGCAGCGGCCGCGCCATATGCTCGCGGCTGGTATAAATGCCATAAATGCCGAGCGCAGGCAGCCGGTATTCAGGAAACAGACGTACCAGTCGCCCGGTTTTCAGATGTTCATACACCGAACAGTAAGGCTGCAATGCAATACCTTCCCCGTTCAGCGTTGCTTCCAGCAGAAAAGTGGATTCATTGGCACTGAGCGCCCCGCTTACCGGGACAGAAATCACCTGTTCATCCCGTTCAAACAGCCACAGACTGCGGCCGTAAAAATTATAGGTCAGACAGGTCAGTTCACTGAGTGCTTCGGGTGACGGCGGGTACCCGTGTTTTTCCAGATAGGCCGGTGATGCACAGACCACAGAATCACAACGGGAAAGCGGCTTCGCGATCAGGTTTGGTTCGAGATTGTTGGTGATGCGGATCCCCAGATCAATGCGCTCCTCCACCAGGCTGATCGCCTTGTTTGTGACCTGCACATCGACAGCAACAGCCGGATAGCGGGCCCGGAACTGCACAAGCGCCTTTGACAGTGCCACCATCGCCAGTGACTGGGCACAGGTGACACGCACCAGGCCGCTGACCGCCTCATCTTCCGTCACCACCGGACGGGCAATCGCCGTTGCCAGTGACAGCAATTCCCGGCTTTGCGTCAGCACCGCTTCACCGGCGGAGGTCAGCGTCAGACTGCGGGTTGTCCGGTTCAGCAACCGCACACCGGCCCAGTTTTCCATTTCGGCCAGATAGCGCGTGACCATCGCGCGGGACATTCCCAGCATATCCGCAGCTTTGCTCATGCTGCGCTGTTCGGTAATGGCAATAAAAACCTGAGCGGCAGTGATCCTGTCCATTTTATTTGTCCGGTTTATGCAACAATGAAGACCGGATTATGGGGTTTTTCCGGCGGATTATGCAACTTATTATAGCGTCATCTTAACGATTCACCTGCAAAAAGGATAACACCATGACTTCTGCAATCCGTACCTCACTGGTATTCAGCGCCCTGATGGGGGCTTCTTTTGTTACTGCCGCCGCACCGCTGTCGCTGGAAGTGTATAACCCCGGCGAAAAAAGTATCTTCCCGGTTTCCTCGGAAATCATCAGCGGCAAAAATGAGGTGGTTCTGATTGATGCCCAGTTTCAGAAAGATGATGCTCAGGTACTGGCGGATAAAATTCGTGCGACCGGCAAAACGCTGACCACCATTTATATCAGCCATTCTGATCCGGATTTCTATTTCGGTCTGGATGAACTGAAAAAAGCCTTCCCGCAGGCTAAGATTGTCGCCACTCCGCAGACCGTCGCACTGATTAAAGAGAGCAAAGACGGCAAACTGGCTTACTGGGGACCGGTTCTGAAAGAGAATGCCCCGCAGAGTATCATTGTGCCGGAACCGTTAGAAGGCAACCGCATTATGCTGGAAGGGGAAAGTATTCTGATTGAGGGACTGAACAGCCCGGCGCCGGAGCGCAGTTATGTATGGGTGCCGTCACTGTCCGCAGTGATGGGCGGCGTGCTGGTTTCAGAGAATATCCATGTCTGGCTGGCGGATACGCAAACCCCGGAATCCCGTCAGTACTGGCAGCAGTCGCTGAAAAGTATGCAGGACAAACATCCGGCCACCGTGGTGCCCGGCCATTATGTCGGTAACAGCCATTTTTCACCGGCTGCCATTACCTTTACCGCAGATTATCTGACCCGTGCGGAAACCGCTCTGAAAGAGAGTAAGGACTCACAGCAGATGATCAGCACACTGAAAGCCGCTTACCCGGCCCTGGCGGATGAGTCAAGCCTCGAACTGAGTGCCAAAGTGCTCAAAGGCGAAATGCGCTGGCCGCAGTAATCTGATTTAAGGAAAACAGAATGTCAGTAAAAACGCTGCACTATATTTATGATCCGCTCTGCGGCTGGTGTTATGGTATCGCGCCGTTTATTCAGGCAGCACATAAGCAGGGCGTGACGATCGCCCTGCACGGCGGCGGAATGATCACCGGTTCACAGCGCCGCCCGGCAGATGACAGCATGCGGGAGATGATCCGCAACCACAATCAGCGCATCACTCAGCTGACCGGACAACCGTTTACCGATGCCTTTTACACCCTGCTGAAAAATCAGGAGTGGGTGATGGATTCCGTGCCGCCGATTGCCGCTATTCTCAGTGCACAGGCGCAGTCCGGTAAAGGCATTGACATGCTGGAAGCCTGCCAGAAAGCCTATTATCAGGACGGGCTGCCGCTTAACCGCGATACTTTGCGCAGACTGGCGGATAAACTTGGTATCAGTGATATTCAGTCTGATAATACTGAGCAGCATATTCATGAGAGCCGTCAGTTATTTGTGCATAACCCGACCGGCGGCTTCCCGACCCTGCTGCTGGAAGAGGACGGCGCATTTCAGCACATCCCGAACCAGGCTGTACTCGGTGCGGAATCACACTGGGAAAGGCTGATCCCGTTACTGAAAACGACTGCCTGATATCATTCCCATCACCATAATCATCCCCGCAATTAAATGCGGCCCGAAGGCAATAATGCGCGGGCCGCATCGCGGGTGATGATGACAGCGGTGACGTAAATATTGCAGCCCGGACACCACCAGCGCGGACACACAGGCCAGCATCAGCAACAGCGCGAGCTGTTCCGCCCCCACCCAGGCACCGGAGGCAGAAAACAGTTTGATATCCCCGCCGCCCAGGCCGCTTTTTTTCCGGCACCAGGCATAGCCTTCCGCCACACTCCAGAGCAGAAAAAAACCGCCGATCACCCCGTACAACGCGGAAGAGATCGTCACCAGCCGGACCTCATTCTGAAACAGCAATCCGGCCCACAGCACCGGAAACACCAGTTTATCCGGCAGATAAAATACCGAGTTATCAATATGAAACAGCATCACCAAGCACAAAAACAGCAGTGTCAGAAACAGGACATACACACCCTGCCCGTCTGACCAGAACACTATCAGCACGCCGGATAACAGGCAGTGCAGATACAGCCACCCGCCCGGTAACCGCTGCGGATACTGATAGTAATGGCGCAGAATATATTCCGTCCCGGCTTTCAGCGGCGGCGGCAAAAATACTCCCCAGATAATCATAATCAGCCAGTCCATGTTTCCCCCGCGCCTTTCTCTGTTGCGATATCCGCAGCCTGCCTGACCGTCCCGGGAAAGACACGTTTTTTTCCCTGATTACAGCCGAATTACATTTTTTTCGATCCATCACGCAATATTGACAGTTACCCCGGCATGTAATGATCCCGGCTGATGCTTGCAGTGAGGATCCCCCCTCTATTATCATGGGGCAATGTGTATCAACCGGCAGCGTGCCGGCAGAACGTAAAGGATATTTTCATGCGGATCCCGCGCATTTATCACCCCGCCACTTTAACCCCCGGCATGGTGACAGAACTGACAGATGACGGCACCAACCATGTTGCCCGTGTGCTCCGGATGAAAACCGGCTATTCCCTGATCCTGTTTAACGGCACCAACCGGATTTTTAATGCCGAAATTACGGATATCAGCAAAAAAAGTGTGTCCGTCCGTGTAACAGATGAGCAGGACGACAACCGCGAATCCCCGCTGTTCATCCATCTCGGACAAGTGATGTCACGCGGCGAAAAAATGGAATTCACCATTCAGAAATCCGTTGAACTGGGTGTTCAGATTATTACCCCCCTGATCTCTGAACGCTGTGGTGTTAAACTGGACGGTGAACGGCTGGACAAAAAACAGCAGCAGTGGCAGAAAATTGCCATCGCCGCCTGCGAGCAGTGCGGCCGCAACGTGATTCCGGAGATCCGCCCGGTGCAGAGTCTGGAAGCATGGTGTGCGGAAAATGATGATGCCCTGAAGATAAATTTACATCCGCGTGCATCACAAAGTATCAATACACTGCCCGCAGAAACCGCTAAAGTGCGATTGCTGATTGGCCCGGAAGGCGGGCTGTCGGCAGAGGAAATCGCGATGACCGCCGGTCATCAGTTTACCGACATATTATTAGGGCCGCGTGTATTACGCACAGAAACCACCGCGCTCACTGCAATCACCGCATTGCAGGTGCGTTTCGGCGATCTGGGTTAAGGAGAAAAAATGATCAAGCTCGGTATTGTGATGGATCCTATCGATTCCATCAAAATCAAAAAAGACACCAGTTTCGCGATGCTGCTCGAAGCACAGCGCCGTGGTTATGAAATCCATTATATGGAGATGAATGACCTTTATCTGCATCAGGGCGTTGCCCGTGCCCGTACCCGCACTCTGACGGTGAAAGAAGACCCGGCAGGCTGGTATCAGTTCGGCAGTGAGCAGGATATCGCGCTGGGTACACTGAATGTCATTCTGATGCGCAAAGATCCGCCGTTTGATACTGAATTCATTTACGCCACCTATATCCTGGAGCGTGCGGAAAGTGCCGGTTCCCTGATCGTCAACAAACCGCAGAGCCTGCGCGACTGTAACGAAAAACTGTTCACCGCCTGGTTTGCCGATCTGACCCCGGACACCCTGGTCACCCGCAGTGCACAGCGTCTGCGTGAGTTCCACAAAAAACACGGTGATGTGATTTTCAAACCGCTCGACGGCATGGGTGGTGCGTCTATTTTCCGTCTGAAACAGGATGACCCTAACGTCGGTGTGATTATCGAAACCCTGACAAATCACGGTCATACTTTCTGCATGGCGCAAAACTTCCTGCCTGCCATCAAAGACGGTGACAAACGTATCCTGGTGGTGGACGGCGAGCCGGTTCCTTACTGCCTGGCGCGCATTCCGGCCAAAGGCGAAACGCGCGGTAACCTCGCTGCCGGTGGTCACGGTGAAGTGCGTCCGCTGAGTGAGAGCGATTGGGCCATTGCCCGCAGCGTGGCACCGGTCCTCAAAGAAAAAGGTCTGATTTTTGTCGGCCTCGATGTAATCGGCGACCGCCTGACTGAAATCAACGTAACCAGCCCGACCTGTGCCCGCGAAATTGAAGCCGCACAACCGGATGTTTCTGTCACCGGCATGCTGATGGATGCCATTGAAAAACGTCTCGGCCGGTAACAGCCGGCGCTGTGTCTGTACATTCACACCCGCAGGCTGTTTTTTCCGGTCTGCGGGCAGACTGAAAAGAAGGTTATGAACTTACAACATCATATTCTCATTGCTATGCCCTCGCTGGATGATCCGTATTTTGCGCGTTCAGTTGTGTATCTGTGTGAACACAATGAAAACGGGGCGATGGGACTGGTGATCAACAAACCGATCGAACAGCTGTCTGTCGGTAAAATTCTGCAGAAGCTGAAAATCTCCCCGGACATCCGTGATGAAAATCAGTCGCTGGAAAAACCGGTTCTGGTCGGCGGTCCCGTTTCCGAAGAGAACGGCTTTGTTCTGCACTCCGGTGATAAAAAGTACGCTGCCAGTACCCGCCTGACCGATGACCTGTTTCTGACCACCTCAAAAGACGTGCTGGAAACGCTGGGAACCGCAGAGCAACCGGAGCACTACCTGATGACGCTCGGTTACTCAAGCTGGACGGCCGGTCAGCTGGAGCGGGAAATCATGGAAAACAGCTGGCTGGTGGCGGATGCCAGCGAGCGCCTGCTGTTCCGTACCCCGATGCCCGACCGCTGGCGCGAAGCTGCCGCCGGTATCGGCGTGAATATTTACACCATCGCACAACAGGCCGGACACGCATAATGAGCAGCAATACTGTGATTGCCTTTGATTTCGGCACCAAAAGCATTGGTGTGGCTGTCGGTCAGACCATCACCGGCACCGCCCGCCCGCTGGCGGCACTGAAAGCCCGTGAGGGAATTCCTGACTGGGAGCTGATCGCCGCTGTGTTCCGTGAATGGCAGCCGGATTATGTGGTTGTCGGCCTGCCGCTCAATATGGACGGCACGCCGCAGCTGGTCACTAATCAGGCGAAAAAATTCGCCAACCGCCTGCACGGGCGTTTCGGGATCCGCGCTGAACTCCATGACGAACGCCTCAGCACAGTGGAAGCCCGCGCCAATCTGTTTGCAGACGGTGGCTACCGCGCCCTCGGCAAAGACAAAGTGGATTCCGCCTCTGCCGTGATTATCCTTGAAAGCTGGTTCGAACAGCTTTACGGCTGATTATCCCGCACCCGGCGCGCGGTACTGTTTACCATACTGGTACCGC is a genomic window containing:
- a CDS encoding NADH:flavin oxidoreductase; this translates as MNLMQPFVSEKLTLKNKLVYPPVRIKRATDGYADYFHLAHYMSFAVGQVGLIIMEECAVTADGRLGSGALGLYEDGHVAMLAQIVAMLQNEGSKVAIQLNHAGSKSRLESGNIIQDINALTTEDITALFDCYTRAAARADKAGFDALEIMASHEFLISQFIDRRTNQRSDKYADPVIFLTELLTAIRKSWPEDKAIILRIGTRYCEEDSISFTQKILRNINPLIDIVHISNGGSQMHGTNKGVAYQLEDTKGVKKGCEKPVIVVGGIRDHQLADDILEHQYADLIAVGRGLLRNPNWYLEYLLKYDRKLIPRPYIRAFR
- the lysA gene encoding diaminopimelate decarboxylase, yielding MTIATKTLRAPFTPDALRSLAQQYGTPLWLYDSEVIVSRIARLNHFDVIRFAQKANSNIHILRLMHEHGVKVDSVSAGEIERALKAGYRPDEIVFTADMITEETLDRVLELGIAVNTGSVDMLRQIGARRPGHPVWLRINPGFGHGHSQKTNTGGENSKHGIWFADLGEALAEISHYQLTLTGIHMHIGSGVDYEHLATVCDAMAELVITNNLDISAISAGGGLSTPYREGDEIIDIDNYFSLWDAARARIARHLGREITLEIEPGRYLVAESGILLAQVRAVKGMGSRHYVLVDSGFNDLMRPAMYGSYHHISVLPAAGELQNSTVRETIVAGPLCESGDVFTQLEGGMVVPRALPEAGVNDFLVFHDTGAYGASMSSNYNSRPLLPEILFTDGKAKLIRRRQTIDELMALEITE
- a CDS encoding LysR family transcriptional regulator; translation: MEHYSWRHIDIFHAVMTTKSLTDAAQLLHTSQPTVSRELARFEKILGFRVFDRIKGRLHPTEQGLRLFEEVERSYYGLERISRAAESIRQFQHAQLAITCLPAFAQSLLPAVCRTFHAQYPDVNFEIAPQESPLLEEWLSAQRYDLGITEHQLTPPGTLQETLLTLSEVCVLPESHPLCSKSVLTPADFAQQNFISLSVADSYRQKIDTLFSEKQIPRRMIMETHSAASVCAMVREGLGVSVVNPLTAMDCSGICVRPFSEDIPFTVSLIRPLHRPHSVLTDIFITHLRQHMQAVLRQLKRVTG
- a CDS encoding LysR family transcriptional regulator, which encodes MDRITAAQVFIAITEQRSMSKAADMLGMSRAMVTRYLAEMENWAGVRLLNRTTRSLTLTSAGEAVLTQSRELLSLATAIARPVVTEDEAVSGLVRVTCAQSLAMVALSKALVQFRARYPAVAVDVQVTNKAISLVEERIDLGIRITNNLEPNLIAKPLSRCDSVVCASPAYLEKHGYPPSPEALSELTCLTYNFYGRSLWLFERDEQVISVPVSGALSANESTFLLEATLNGEGIALQPYCSVYEHLKTGRLVRLFPEYRLPALGIYGIYTSREHMARPLRLLLDFLAEWFAHSPDWLPYLLDEKTNR
- a CDS encoding MBL fold metallo-hydrolase; its protein translation is MTSAIRTSLVFSALMGASFVTAAAPLSLEVYNPGEKSIFPVSSEIISGKNEVVLIDAQFQKDDAQVLADKIRATGKTLTTIYISHSDPDFYFGLDELKKAFPQAKIVATPQTVALIKESKDGKLAYWGPVLKENAPQSIIVPEPLEGNRIMLEGESILIEGLNSPAPERSYVWVPSLSAVMGGVLVSENIHVWLADTQTPESRQYWQQSLKSMQDKHPATVVPGHYVGNSHFSPAAITFTADYLTRAETALKESKDSQQMISTLKAAYPALADESSLELSAKVLKGEMRWPQ
- a CDS encoding DsbA family protein, with the protein product MSVKTLHYIYDPLCGWCYGIAPFIQAAHKQGVTIALHGGGMITGSQRRPADDSMREMIRNHNQRITQLTGQPFTDAFYTLLKNQEWVMDSVPPIAAILSAQAQSGKGIDMLEACQKAYYQDGLPLNRDTLRRLADKLGISDIQSDNTEQHIHESRQLFVHNPTGGFPTLLLEEDGAFQHIPNQAVLGAESHWERLIPLLKTTA
- a CDS encoding prepilin peptidase yields the protein MDWLIMIIWGVFLPPPLKAGTEYILRHYYQYPQRLPGGWLYLHCLLSGVLIVFWSDGQGVYVLFLTLLFLCLVMLFHIDNSVFYLPDKLVFPVLWAGLLFQNEVRLVTISSALYGVIGGFFLLWSVAEGYAWCRKKSGLGGGDIKLFSASGAWVGAEQLALLLMLACVSALVVSGLQYLRHRCHHHPRCGPRIIAFGPHLIAGMIMVMGMISGSRFQ
- the rsmE gene encoding 16S rRNA (uracil(1498)-N(3))-methyltransferase, whose protein sequence is MRIPRIYHPATLTPGMVTELTDDGTNHVARVLRMKTGYSLILFNGTNRIFNAEITDISKKSVSVRVTDEQDDNRESPLFIHLGQVMSRGEKMEFTIQKSVELGVQIITPLISERCGVKLDGERLDKKQQQWQKIAIAACEQCGRNVIPEIRPVQSLEAWCAENDDALKINLHPRASQSINTLPAETAKVRLLIGPEGGLSAEEIAMTAGHQFTDILLGPRVLRTETTALTAITALQVRFGDLG
- the gshB gene encoding glutathione synthase, translating into MIKLGIVMDPIDSIKIKKDTSFAMLLEAQRRGYEIHYMEMNDLYLHQGVARARTRTLTVKEDPAGWYQFGSEQDIALGTLNVILMRKDPPFDTEFIYATYILERAESAGSLIVNKPQSLRDCNEKLFTAWFADLTPDTLVTRSAQRLREFHKKHGDVIFKPLDGMGGASIFRLKQDDPNVGVIIETLTNHGHTFCMAQNFLPAIKDGDKRILVVDGEPVPYCLARIPAKGETRGNLAAGGHGEVRPLSESDWAIARSVAPVLKEKGLIFVGLDVIGDRLTEINVTSPTCAREIEAAQPDVSVTGMLMDAIEKRLGR
- a CDS encoding YqgE/AlgH family protein, which produces MNLQHHILIAMPSLDDPYFARSVVYLCEHNENGAMGLVINKPIEQLSVGKILQKLKISPDIRDENQSLEKPVLVGGPVSEENGFVLHSGDKKYAASTRLTDDLFLTTSKDVLETLGTAEQPEHYLMTLGYSSWTAGQLEREIMENSWLVADASERLLFRTPMPDRWREAAAGIGVNIYTIAQQAGHA
- the ruvX gene encoding Holliday junction resolvase RuvX, with the translated sequence MSSNTVIAFDFGTKSIGVAVGQTITGTARPLAALKAREGIPDWELIAAVFREWQPDYVVVGLPLNMDGTPQLVTNQAKKFANRLHGRFGIRAELHDERLSTVEARANLFADGGYRALGKDKVDSASAVIILESWFEQLYG